One window of the Lepeophtheirus salmonis chromosome 7, UVic_Lsal_1.4, whole genome shotgun sequence genome contains the following:
- the LOC121121200 gene encoding LOW QUALITY PROTEIN: delta(3,5)-Delta(2,4)-dienoyl-CoA isomerase, mitochondrial (The sequence of the model RefSeq protein was modified relative to this genomic sequence to represent the inferred CDS: deleted 1 base in 1 codon) encodes MAYTVRKLFSRTGTLIENVSVIGKRLLSNETIQGFQTLKISELEPYVYGVALNRPDKLNALNDRMWREIRSVFDELGKDPKCRSIVLSGNGRIFTAGIDIMGFSKLLPELTAEKDISVKAKFLYEFIVVYQQCISAVEKCPKPVIAAVHNACIGAGVDLISTADIRYCTEDAYFQIKEVDLGLAADVGTLQRFPKVVGNESLARELCYTARKMNSSEASSLGFVNNVAPDVSSMMEKATSTASKIAEKSPVAVQGTKINILHARDHTVDESLEYQARWNSLMLQSEDTLTAVMGMMSKTNPEFNDL; translated from the exons atggCATATACTGTGAGGAAACTT TTTTCACGAACTG GAACTCTGATTGAGAATGTCTCAGTTATTGGCAAGAGGCTTCTGTCAAATGAAACGATTCAAGGGTTTCAAACTCTTAAAATATCCGAGCTTGAGCCATACGTGTACGGTGTGGCTTTGAACCGCCCTGACAAACTTAACGCACTCAATGATCGAATGTGGAGAGAAATTAGATCTGTTTTCGATGAGCTGGGAAAGGATCCCAAGTGCAGGAGTATCGTTTTGTCAGGCAATGGTAGAATATTCACTGCAGGAATTGATATCATGGGATTTTCAAAACTCCTCCCAGAGCTGACTGCTGAAAAAGACATTTCTGTAAAAGCTAAATTTCTATACGAGTTCATTGTTGTATATCAGCAATGCATTTCTGCAGTTGAAAAG TGTCCGAAACCAGTCATAGCTGCAGTACATAACGCTTGTATTGGAGCTGGTGTTGATCTTATTAGTACTGCTGACATTCGTTATTGTACCGAAGAtgcatattttcaaattaaggaAGTCGATTTGGGCCTAGCTGCTGATGTTGGAACTCTGCAGAGATTTCCCAAAGTTGTAGGTAACGAAAGTTTGGCAAGAGAGCTCTGTTATACAGCAAGGAAAATGAACAGCTCCGAAGCATCTTCTCTGGGTTTCGTGAACAACGTCGCACCTGATGTCTCGAG TATGATGGAGAAAGCTACTAGCACTGCTTCCAAAATTGCAGAGAAAAGTCCCGTAGCTGTACAAggaactaaaataaatattttacacgCGAGAGATCATACAGTCGACGAGAGTTTGGAATATCAA GCTCGATGGAATAGCCTCATGTTACAAAGTGAAGACACCCTTACGGCAGTTATGGGAATGATGTCAAAGACCAATCCGGAGTTCAACGATCTATGA